A genome region from Natronobeatus ordinarius includes the following:
- a CDS encoding ABC transporter permease, whose amino-acid sequence MSQSSGSAAVGSGFLAGSRELVVPAALGGLLLLYFVVPVVFFAARVGAIDVRSALSEPATQEAIRNSLLTAPVSTAIATVFGVPLAYVLSRGTFRGKRLVEIAVLLPLVLPPIVGGAVLLTFVGRYTPVGALATAAGLPLTDSLVGVILAQTFVAAPFLVVTARAGFDAVDSRLEEAARTMGYGPLETFWHVSFPLARTAVAAGVVLTFVRAIGEFGATMMVAYNPRTMPTRLWVSFVAHGVDGIVPIALALLVITVVVVVLVQVLVRRRP is encoded by the coding sequence GTGAGCCAGTCCAGCGGCTCGGCGGCGGTCGGCTCGGGGTTTCTCGCGGGAAGTCGCGAACTCGTCGTCCCGGCGGCCCTCGGCGGGCTCTTGCTGCTGTACTTCGTCGTCCCCGTCGTCTTCTTCGCGGCCCGCGTCGGCGCCATCGACGTCCGCTCGGCGCTTTCGGAGCCGGCGACCCAGGAGGCGATCAGGAACTCGCTGCTCACGGCCCCCGTCTCGACGGCCATCGCGACGGTCTTCGGCGTGCCCCTGGCCTACGTCCTCTCACGTGGGACGTTCCGGGGGAAACGCCTCGTCGAGATCGCCGTCCTGTTGCCGCTCGTCCTCCCGCCGATCGTCGGCGGGGCGGTGTTGCTGACGTTCGTCGGCCGATACACGCCGGTCGGCGCGCTCGCGACCGCGGCCGGACTGCCGCTAACCGACAGTCTGGTCGGCGTGATCCTCGCCCAGACGTTCGTCGCGGCACCCTTCCTCGTCGTCACCGCTCGCGCCGGCTTCGACGCCGTCGACAGCCGACTCGAGGAGGCCGCCCGGACGATGGGCTACGGCCCGCTCGAGACGTTCTGGCACGTATCGTTTCCGCTGGCGCGAACCGCCGTCGCGGCAGGAGTCGTATTGACGTTCGTGCGGGCGATCGGTGAGTTCGGCGCGACGATGATGGTCGCGTACAATCCGCGGACGATGCCGACGCGACTGTGGGTCTCGTTCGTCGCCCACGGCGTCGACGGAATCGTCCCCATCGCGCTCGCGTTGCTGGTGATCACGGTGGTGGTCGTCGTGCTCGTTCAGGTACTCGTGCGCCGTCGACCCTGA
- the hisB gene encoding imidazoleglycerol-phosphate dehydratase HisB: MSERTATVRRETAETTIDLDLSIDGTGEADVETGIGFFDHMLTAFASHGLFDLEVRCDGDLEIDDHHTIEDVAIVLGSAFDEALGDRSGIVRYADRRVPLDEAVASVVVDVSGRPRFYFDGRFSQAHVGEFTSDMARHFAESFALNAGLTLHLEVTGENAHHEIEALFKALTRALDDATRMDERREGAPSTKGTLSE, from the coding sequence ATGAGCGAGCGAACTGCGACCGTCAGGCGGGAGACGGCGGAGACGACGATCGACCTCGACCTCTCGATCGACGGAACCGGCGAGGCCGACGTCGAAACGGGAATTGGCTTTTTCGATCACATGCTGACGGCGTTCGCCAGCCACGGCCTGTTCGACCTCGAGGTCCGCTGTGACGGCGACCTCGAGATCGACGACCACCACACGATCGAGGACGTAGCGATCGTCCTCGGCTCGGCGTTCGACGAGGCGCTCGGCGATCGCTCGGGAATCGTCCGCTACGCGGATCGGCGGGTGCCGCTCGACGAGGCCGTCGCCTCGGTCGTCGTCGACGTCAGTGGTCGTCCCCGGTTTTACTTCGACGGCCGGTTCTCACAGGCTCACGTCGGCGAGTTCACGAGCGACATGGCCCGACACTTCGCCGAATCGTTCGCGCTCAACGCCGGGCTGACGCTCCACCTCGAGGTGACCGGCGAGAACGCCCACCACGAGATCGAGGCGCTGTTCAAAGCGTTGACGCGAGCGCTCGACGACGCGACGCGAATGGACGAGCGTCGCGAGGGAGCGCCGAGCACGAAGGGGACGCTTTCAGAGTAG
- a CDS encoding HTH domain-containing protein, whose product MTDQNREPRTVELWMRSFAPTTAGPNHERALEWLDELESHDSIVSVSVRVWGAAFERTAHRRRVPELERIERTLAAFERWAARTGRDLEPFFRTRRVDATFTDDSFVVCRLPTLALAEYRGDDLVHVAPSYDGDRPIDVLDRLEALDRGDAVEPVLAYDGSRSGESDRGSTDDDERRWLESSL is encoded by the coding sequence GTGACCGACCAGAATCGCGAACCCAGGACCGTCGAACTCTGGATGCGCTCGTTCGCACCCACGACCGCAGGGCCGAACCACGAGCGCGCGCTCGAGTGGCTCGACGAGCTCGAGAGCCACGACTCGATCGTCTCGGTGTCGGTTCGCGTCTGGGGAGCAGCGTTCGAGCGGACGGCTCACCGAAGACGCGTCCCGGAACTCGAGCGGATCGAGCGAACGCTCGCCGCGTTCGAGCGGTGGGCAGCGCGGACTGGCCGCGACCTCGAGCCGTTCTTCCGAACCAGGCGGGTCGACGCTACGTTCACCGACGACTCGTTCGTCGTGTGTCGACTGCCGACGCTCGCGCTGGCCGAGTACCGCGGCGACGACCTCGTCCACGTCGCCCCGTCGTACGACGGCGACCGACCGATCGACGTTCTCGACCGGCTCGAAGCGCTCGATCGCGGCGATGCGGTCGAGCCGGTGCTCGCGTACGACGGGTCTCGTTCTGGAGAGTCAGACCGTGGATCGACCGACGACGACGAGCGTCGCTGGCTCGAGTCCTCGTTGTAG
- a CDS encoding branched-chain amino acid ABC transporter permease — protein MVLDLIRRLIVGDLAFSTFSTFLWRGLVDGLVIGLAAVGLSMTYSILRFANFSHGDLVTTGAFTGWTAAWLVGGIGTAGLGSKLLLNADRATSARELGLHFYAEPLAIIGGLIVAAVGTIAVALAIDRLVYRRMRTAGGIPLLIASVGVALALRYVIVFFYGERTRGVVRSSPTLEHSLLFWTDSIAVHQLVLVLSAVGLMVGLHLLLQRTKLGKAMRAMADNRDLALVTGIPTERVILATWVIGAGLTGMAGYLIVLEQETLNFNTGWFLLLLIFAAVILGGIGSIYGAITGGLIIGLADNLMLVWISGDLTRVAAFLLMIMILIFKPNGLFGGVETA, from the coding sequence ATGGTCCTCGACCTCATCAGGCGGCTGATCGTCGGCGACCTCGCGTTCTCGACGTTCTCGACGTTCCTGTGGCGAGGCCTGGTCGACGGGCTGGTCATCGGCCTCGCTGCCGTCGGCCTGTCGATGACCTACAGCATCCTTCGGTTCGCGAACTTCTCACACGGCGATCTCGTCACGACCGGCGCGTTCACCGGCTGGACCGCCGCGTGGCTCGTCGGCGGCATCGGTACGGCCGGACTGGGCTCGAAGCTCCTGTTGAACGCCGACCGCGCCACCTCGGCCCGGGAGCTCGGGCTGCACTTTTACGCCGAGCCGCTGGCGATCATCGGCGGGCTGATCGTGGCGGCGGTGGGGACGATCGCCGTGGCGCTGGCGATCGACCGGCTCGTCTACCGGCGGATGCGAACCGCCGGCGGCATTCCGCTGTTGATCGCGAGCGTCGGGGTCGCGCTCGCGTTGCGCTACGTCATCGTCTTCTTCTACGGCGAGCGAACGCGGGGCGTGGTGCGGAGTTCGCCGACGCTCGAGCACTCGCTTCTGTTCTGGACCGACTCGATCGCCGTCCACCAGCTCGTCCTGGTGCTGTCGGCGGTCGGTCTCATGGTCGGACTCCACCTGCTCCTCCAGCGCACGAAACTCGGGAAGGCCATGCGCGCGATGGCCGACAACCGTGACCTGGCGCTGGTCACCGGCATTCCGACCGAGCGGGTCATCCTGGCGACCTGGGTGATCGGCGCCGGACTGACCGGCATGGCCGGCTACCTGATCGTCCTAGAGCAGGAGACGCTGAACTTCAACACCGGCTGGTTCCTCCTGCTCTTGATCTTCGCCGCGGTCATCCTCGGCGGCATCGGCTCGATCTACGGCGCGATCACCGGCGGGCTGATCATCGGGCTGGCGGACAATCTGATGCTCGTCTGGATCAGCGGCGACCTCACCCGCGTGGCGGCGTTCCTGTTGATGATCATGATTCTCATCTTCAAGCCGAACGGCTTGTTCGGAGGTGTCGAAACGGCATGA
- a CDS encoding anaerobic ribonucleoside-triphosphate reductase has protein sequence MASKSTTRKRSRCLNCGFEAPDGDEEWIQIEVPKLGRMTQCPNCDSTNVITGQSIA, from the coding sequence ATGGCCAGCAAGTCGACCACGCGAAAGCGGTCACGGTGTCTGAACTGTGGATTCGAAGCGCCCGACGGCGACGAGGAGTGGATCCAGATCGAGGTTCCGAAGCTCGGCCGGATGACGCAGTGTCCCAACTGCGACAGCACGAACGTCATTACGGGCCAGTCCATCGCGTGA
- the mobB gene encoding molybdopterin-guanine dinucleotide biosynthesis protein B → MTRDEHAGLRIVCVAGPSDAGKTTLIERLVPRLADRGRVGTVKSIHHEIEVDTPGKDTHRHREAGADAVVGVTPELTFEIASAGKREPPSDPDVGWLFDVDARTDPELRALEAALARFRRRGYNVVLVEGFTQAPLPTIVVGERSSIGGEVIATGDDDLEELLEAVWALEPVGRDGDPKPDP, encoded by the coding sequence ATGACCAGAGACGAGCACGCGGGGCTTCGGATCGTGTGCGTCGCCGGGCCGAGCGACGCCGGCAAGACGACGCTGATCGAACGGCTCGTACCGCGACTCGCCGACCGCGGCCGGGTCGGGACGGTCAAATCGATCCACCACGAGATCGAGGTCGACACCCCCGGGAAGGACACCCATCGCCACCGGGAAGCGGGCGCGGACGCGGTCGTCGGCGTCACGCCCGAGCTGACGTTCGAGATCGCGAGTGCGGGAAAACGGGAGCCGCCGTCCGATCCCGACGTGGGCTGGCTGTTCGACGTCGACGCGCGCACGGACCCCGAGTTGCGCGCGCTCGAGGCAGCGCTCGCCCGTTTCCGTCGCCGGGGGTACAACGTCGTCCTCGTCGAAGGGTTCACGCAGGCGCCGCTGCCGACGATCGTCGTCGGCGAGCGGTCGTCGATCGGCGGCGAGGTGATCGCCACCGGAGACGACGACCTCGAGGAACTGCTCGAGGCAGTCTGGGCGCTCGAGCCGGTCGGTCGGGACGGCGACCCGAAACCGGATCCGTAA
- a CDS encoding TIGR00300 family protein: MTVTRTVELEGHIIDSGTMGRCFGIVMDLGGEFEVEEFEVGRHKHDESYCRMQVRAETEETLREIVHELNQNGATVTDPRDATLEPAPDDQVVPVGFYSTTNHPTVVRVDGEWLDVEDVEMDCALVVDRSGERPRVHTKVLNAVAEGDLVVTGDTGIRVEPPERPRNGGGAFGFMQGGVSSERPSASLIKEIADEMHDVRENDGTVLVVCGPAIVHAGGRNSLARLVREGYVDAISAGNGFAVHDLERDLYGTSLGVDTETLEHPRKGHKHHIYTISEIVRAGGIEAAVEDGVVRGGVMYECVENDVPYVLAGSIRDDGPLPDTITDAIEAQDAIREQAQEADLVLMLSTLLHSVAVGNCLPSTTKTVCVDINPATVTQLLDRGSAQAIGMVTDIGAFLPMLADELLENGALEAERADGAHGTD; encoded by the coding sequence ATGACTGTGACGCGTACGGTCGAACTCGAGGGCCACATCATCGACTCGGGGACGATGGGTCGGTGTTTCGGAATCGTGATGGACCTCGGAGGCGAGTTCGAGGTCGAGGAGTTCGAAGTCGGCCGCCACAAACACGACGAGAGCTACTGCCGGATGCAAGTGCGCGCCGAGACCGAGGAGACGCTCCGGGAGATCGTTCACGAGCTGAACCAGAACGGCGCGACGGTGACCGATCCGCGCGACGCCACGCTCGAGCCCGCGCCGGACGACCAGGTCGTTCCCGTCGGCTTCTACTCGACGACGAATCACCCGACCGTCGTCCGTGTCGACGGCGAGTGGCTCGACGTCGAGGACGTCGAGATGGACTGTGCGCTCGTCGTCGATCGCTCGGGTGAGCGCCCGCGCGTGCACACGAAGGTGCTCAATGCGGTCGCGGAGGGCGATCTGGTCGTCACCGGTGACACCGGCATCCGGGTCGAGCCGCCCGAACGCCCGCGAAACGGCGGCGGGGCGTTCGGCTTCATGCAGGGTGGCGTCTCGAGCGAACGCCCGTCGGCGTCGCTGATCAAAGAAATCGCCGACGAGATGCACGACGTCCGTGAGAACGACGGGACCGTCCTCGTGGTCTGTGGCCCCGCGATCGTTCACGCCGGCGGGCGAAACTCCCTCGCCAGACTCGTCCGCGAGGGCTACGTCGACGCGATCAGCGCCGGCAACGGCTTCGCAGTTCACGACCTAGAACGAGACCTGTACGGCACCTCGCTGGGCGTCGACACGGAGACGCTCGAGCACCCGCGGAAGGGGCACAAACACCACATCTACACGATCAGCGAGATCGTCCGCGCCGGCGGTATCGAAGCCGCCGTCGAGGACGGCGTCGTCCGGGGTGGCGTGATGTACGAGTGTGTCGAGAACGACGTTCCGTACGTCCTCGCGGGCTCGATCCGCGACGACGGGCCGCTGCCCGATACGATCACGGACGCCATCGAGGCCCAGGACGCCATCCGTGAGCAGGCCCAGGAGGCCGACCTCGTGCTCATGCTCTCGACGTTGTTGCACTCGGTGGCCGTCGGCAACTGTCTCCCGTCGACGACGAAGACCGTCTGCGTCGACATCAACCCCGCGACCGTCACCCAGCTGCTCGACCGTGGCAGCGCCCAGGCCATCGGTATGGTCACCGATATCGGCGCGTTCCTCCCGATGCTCGCCGACGAATTACTCGAAAACGGTGCGCTCGAGGCCGAACGGGCCGACGGGGCGCACGGAACCGACTGA
- a CDS encoding extracellular solute-binding protein: protein MGSARHGNSSRRGRRAFLAAGGTAVAGLAGLAGCLGSGDERVRILSAGSLAVVLEEVVGPAFEAETGIDYQGEYYGANAVMRMVESGSSHPDVVVSADATLLRERLYPDHAAWDVEFAANEVGIAYEPETALGRRLEDGEPWYEVVADADEGEVAISDPDLDPLGYRAVHLFELAERRYGLDGFRERLLERAYHEPDEPQLLAGIETGNRACAISYRNMAVDHGVAFLELSDAYNFSNPEYADEYARASYTTDEGYTAHGTPVVYNATVRTDADEPDAGEAFLAFLLERPALLADNGLRADEPFPRSHDSVPPGILP, encoded by the coding sequence ATGGGAAGCGCTCGCCACGGAAACAGTAGCCGGCGCGGACGCCGTGCGTTCCTCGCCGCCGGTGGCACGGCAGTCGCGGGGCTGGCCGGACTCGCCGGCTGTCTCGGGAGCGGGGACGAGCGCGTACGGATCCTCTCAGCAGGGAGCCTCGCGGTCGTCTTAGAGGAGGTCGTCGGACCGGCGTTCGAGGCCGAGACGGGGATCGACTACCAGGGCGAGTACTACGGCGCGAACGCCGTGATGCGGATGGTCGAGAGCGGCTCGAGCCACCCCGACGTGGTGGTCAGCGCGGACGCGACGCTGCTTCGCGAGCGTCTCTACCCCGACCACGCGGCGTGGGACGTCGAGTTCGCCGCCAACGAGGTCGGGATCGCTTACGAACCCGAGACGGCGCTCGGACGCCGACTCGAGGACGGCGAGCCGTGGTACGAGGTGGTCGCCGACGCCGACGAGGGGGAGGTCGCGATCAGCGATCCCGACCTCGACCCACTCGGCTACCGGGCCGTCCACCTCTTCGAACTCGCCGAACGCCGCTACGGCCTCGACGGGTTTCGAGAGCGACTGCTCGAGCGAGCCTACCACGAACCCGACGAGCCACAGCTACTGGCGGGAATCGAGACGGGCAACCGCGCCTGTGCGATTTCCTACCGGAACATGGCCGTCGATCACGGCGTGGCGTTTCTCGAGCTGTCCGACGCGTACAACTTCTCGAACCCCGAGTACGCCGACGAGTACGCGCGCGCATCGTACACGACGGACGAGGGCTACACGGCCCACGGAACGCCCGTCGTCTACAACGCGACGGTCCGGACGGACGCCGACGAGCCCGACGCGGGCGAGGCGTTCCTCGCGTTCTTGCTCGAGCGGCCGGCCCTGCTGGCCGACAACGGGCTCCGGGCGGATGAGCCGTTCCCCCGGTCGCACGACTCGGTGCCGCCGGGGATCCTGCCGTGA
- a CDS encoding phytoene/squalene synthase family protein, which produces MSLQQEHIDAGKEIQRRTGKTFYLATRFLPRRVRHATHVLYAFFRIADEVVDDAAGVSPDEQAAQLEALRAQALGEVEPDDPVLIAFGELRERYDIADEEVEKFIDAMKTDIHTSRYETYAELESYMRGSAAAVGVMMTAIMEPDDPETALPHAIKLGEAFQLTNFLRDVREDVLERDRIYLPQETLRAHAVPAEQVEGLEMSDSFATAMAEELRRTEALYREGVAGIRYLPEDCQLPVLLAAVLYAEHHRLIRAQGYDVLTEEPSLSTARKLWCVARTRWHWHWNRDPEAVFQRVSAVPTAEPGRTGLEPGDRVPTR; this is translated from the coding sequence ATGAGTTTACAACAGGAACACATCGACGCCGGCAAGGAGATCCAGCGGCGGACCGGGAAGACGTTCTACCTCGCGACGCGGTTTCTCCCCCGCCGCGTCCGGCACGCGACCCACGTGCTGTACGCCTTCTTCCGGATCGCCGACGAGGTCGTCGACGACGCCGCCGGCGTCTCACCGGACGAGCAGGCCGCCCAGCTCGAGGCGCTCCGTGCCCAGGCGCTCGGCGAGGTCGAACCCGACGACCCCGTCCTGATCGCTTTCGGCGAACTCCGCGAACGCTACGACATCGCCGACGAGGAAGTCGAGAAGTTCATCGATGCGATGAAGACGGACATCCATACGAGCCGGTACGAAACCTACGCGGAACTCGAGAGCTACATGCGTGGCTCGGCTGCCGCCGTCGGTGTGATGATGACGGCGATCATGGAGCCCGACGATCCCGAGACGGCGCTGCCACACGCGATCAAACTCGGTGAGGCGTTCCAGCTGACGAACTTCCTCCGTGACGTCCGCGAGGACGTCCTCGAGCGCGACCGGATCTACCTCCCCCAGGAGACGCTGCGCGCTCACGCCGTCCCGGCCGAACAGGTCGAGGGCCTCGAGATGAGCGACTCGTTCGCGACGGCGATGGCCGAGGAGCTCAGGCGGACCGAAGCCCTCTACCGCGAGGGCGTCGCCGGCATCCGGTATCTCCCCGAGGACTGCCAGCTTCCGGTGTTGCTCGCGGCCGTCCTCTACGCCGAACACCACCGGCTGATCCGGGCCCAAGGGTACGACGTGCTCACCGAGGAACCGTCGCTGTCGACGGCCCGGAAGCTGTGGTGTGTCGCGCGCACCCGCTGGCACTGGCACTGGAACCGCGACCCCGAGGCGGTGTTCCAGCGGGTCTCGGCCGTCCCGACCGCCGAACCCGGACGGACGGGTCTCGAGCCGGGAGACCGCGTCCCGACGCGATAG
- a CDS encoding TrkH family potassium uptake protein, producing the protein MTVRVDWRSSCSLTGTVLRWLAVPLALPLVLALHDGDDPVPFVVAIVVTIAVGFGLERLSQDRDIGQREGFLMVALTWFGVAAVGAIPFVLGSAGSLAHPVNALFESMSGVTTTGATVMDGTGFDENPRSILLWRQLIQWLGGLGILIVALALLSNLLVGGAQLMETETQTKNVRKLRPHMADTARLIWGLYVGLTLLATATFYALHLLGFAPNMDLFNAFSHALTSVATAGFSPEPDSVGAFSPLVQWAVVPFMLLGATNFVLLYYVTNGEYTRPFRNEEFRFYLGVTATFTLVVAAVLLVDGHYDGRLEPTVRHAVFNVASIMTTTGYASTDFGLWTPAATHMLFLAMFVGGMAGSTTCSIKSLRWLIVLKAFKRNLFTAVHPRAVRPIRLSGEVVEEDTIRDVFSYVLLAIVIFFLLTIYLVADAVRAGDPVTEFEALGAAASIFLNIGPAFERAGPYENYLVFSTSSRAVMIVMMWVGRIEIIPVLVLLTPAYWRS; encoded by the coding sequence ATGACTGTTCGCGTCGACTGGCGCTCGAGTTGTAGTCTCACCGGCACGGTCCTTCGGTGGCTCGCCGTCCCCCTCGCGCTCCCACTCGTGCTGGCACTCCACGACGGTGACGACCCCGTCCCGTTCGTCGTCGCCATCGTCGTCACGATCGCAGTGGGGTTCGGCCTCGAGCGGCTGAGCCAGGACCGCGACATCGGCCAGCGTGAAGGGTTCCTGATGGTCGCGCTGACCTGGTTCGGGGTTGCGGCTGTCGGCGCCATCCCGTTCGTCCTGGGGAGCGCAGGCAGTCTCGCCCATCCCGTCAACGCCCTCTTCGAGAGTATGAGCGGCGTCACGACGACGGGTGCGACCGTCATGGACGGAACTGGATTCGACGAAAATCCGCGTTCGATCCTGCTGTGGCGACAGCTCATCCAGTGGCTCGGCGGACTCGGCATCCTGATCGTCGCGCTCGCGTTGCTCTCGAACCTGCTCGTGGGTGGTGCGCAGCTGATGGAAACCGAGACACAGACGAAGAACGTCCGCAAACTGCGCCCACACATGGCCGACACCGCCCGGCTCATCTGGGGGCTGTACGTCGGACTGACGTTACTCGCCACGGCGACCTTCTACGCCCTCCACCTGCTGGGATTCGCGCCGAATATGGATCTGTTCAACGCGTTCTCACACGCGCTGACCAGCGTCGCCACCGCCGGCTTCTCGCCCGAACCCGACAGCGTCGGTGCGTTCTCTCCGCTCGTACAGTGGGCAGTCGTTCCCTTCATGCTCCTCGGGGCGACAAACTTCGTCCTGCTCTACTACGTCACGAACGGCGAGTACACCCGGCCGTTCCGGAACGAGGAGTTTCGCTTCTACCTCGGCGTCACCGCCACCTTCACCCTGGTCGTCGCCGCCGTCCTCCTCGTCGACGGCCACTACGACGGTCGACTCGAGCCGACGGTTCGACACGCGGTGTTCAACGTCGCCTCGATCATGACGACGACGGGGTACGCCTCGACGGACTTCGGTCTCTGGACGCCCGCGGCGACACACATGCTCTTTCTGGCGATGTTCGTCGGCGGGATGGCGGGGAGTACGACCTGTTCGATCAAGTCGCTGCGCTGGCTGATCGTCCTCAAGGCGTTCAAGCGCAACCTCTTTACGGCGGTTCATCCCCGTGCAGTCAGACCGATCCGGCTCAGCGGCGAGGTCGTCGAGGAGGACACGATCCGCGACGTCTTCTCGTACGTCCTGCTCGCCATCGTCATCTTCTTCTTGCTCACGATCTACCTCGTCGCGGACGCCGTCCGCGCTGGCGACCCGGTGACGGAGTTCGAGGCGCTCGGTGCGGCCGCGTCGATCTTTCTCAACATCGGCCCGGCCTTCGAGCGGGCGGGACCGTACGAGAACTACCTCGTCTTCTCGACCAGTTCTCGAGCCGTGATGATCGTGATGATGTGGGTCGGTCGAATCGAGATCATCCCCGTGCTCGTCCTGTTGACCCCGGCGTACTGGCGCTCGTGA
- a CDS encoding gamma carbonic anhydrase family protein has translation MVDRRRYGFEGTEPTIHEDAHVSREATLVGDVTVEADASVWPGSVLRGDVGPVRIGRSAHVGDNATLHVSTLGERVMCGHGAVLNDAVVGDGTLIGFNATLNDGASVGERCIVAAGTVLPEGFQVAPESFVRGVPAEAVPLEETTVDPEEILEEYSSGEYTNLAERHGELFD, from the coding sequence ATGGTTGACAGACGGCGATACGGGTTCGAGGGAACCGAACCGACGATCCACGAGGACGCACACGTCAGCCGCGAGGCGACGCTCGTCGGCGACGTGACGGTCGAGGCCGACGCGAGCGTCTGGCCGGGTTCCGTCCTGCGTGGCGACGTCGGCCCCGTCCGGATCGGGCGATCGGCCCACGTCGGGGACAACGCGACGTTGCACGTCTCGACGCTCGGCGAGCGCGTGATGTGCGGCCACGGGGCCGTCCTCAACGACGCGGTCGTCGGCGACGGGACGCTGATCGGGTTCAACGCGACGCTCAACGACGGCGCCTCCGTCGGCGAGCGATGTATCGTCGCCGCGGGGACGGTCCTTCCCGAGGGCTTCCAGGTAGCCCCGGAGTCGTTCGTCAGGGGCGTTCCCGCCGAAGCCGTCCCCCTCGAGGAGACGACCGTCGACCCCGAGGAGATCCTCGAGGAGTACTCCTCTGGTGAGTACACGAACCTGGCCGAGCGCCACGGCGAACTGTTCGACTGA
- the msrB gene encoding peptide-methionine (R)-S-oxide reductase MsrB, producing MSQEGDELPATEAEWRERLSEEEYRILREAGTEPPFSGEYVDHEDDGTYTCAGCGATLFDAGTKFESGCGWPSFYDTDDDRIETRTDTSHGMVRTEVLCGNCGGHLGHVFEDGPEPTGLRYCINSVALEFEDE from the coding sequence ATGAGCCAGGAGGGAGACGAACTGCCAGCGACCGAGGCGGAGTGGCGAGAACGACTCTCCGAGGAGGAGTATCGGATCCTTCGCGAGGCGGGCACCGAGCCGCCGTTCAGCGGCGAGTACGTCGATCACGAGGACGACGGCACCTACACCTGTGCGGGCTGTGGAGCGACGCTGTTCGACGCCGGGACGAAGTTCGAGTCCGGCTGTGGCTGGCCGAGTTTCTACGACACCGATGACGACCGCATCGAGACGCGCACCGACACGAGCCACGGCATGGTCCGTACCGAGGTGCTGTGTGGGAACTGCGGCGGCCACCTCGGCCACGTCTTCGAGGACGGCCCGGAGCCGACCGGCCTTCGCTACTGCATCAACTCGGTCGCCCTCGAGTTCGAGGACGAGTAG